One region of Stegostoma tigrinum isolate sSteTig4 chromosome 19, sSteTig4.hap1, whole genome shotgun sequence genomic DNA includes:
- the LOC125461479 gene encoding putative charged multivesicular body protein 4B-like protein CHMP4BP1 codes for MAPMHNNTYLHESCHSEVLQLAPDEPFGSRLLNPMTAGRCLSNLLILCILHCVAALQALKRKKRYEKQLAQIDGTLSTIEFQREALENANTNTEVLKNMGFAAKAMKAAHENMDIDKVDELMQDITEQQELAQEISEAISKPVGFGEDFDEDELMAELEELEQEELDKSLLEIGGAENVPLPNVPSTSLPATPVSAAKKKEEEDEDMRDLENWAAM; via the exons ATGGCACCAATGCACAACAACACCTATTTACACGAGTCTTGCCATTCTGAAGTTCTCCAGTTGGCACCTGACGAGCCATTTGGGTCAAGGCTGTTGAACCCCATGACAGCGGGTAGG TGTTTGTCCAACTTACTCATTCTTTGTATCCTCCACTGTGTAGCTGCATTGCAAGCTCTAAAGCGCAAGAAGAGATATGAAAAGCAACTGGCTCAGATTGATGGCACCCTGTCCACTATTGAGTTCCAGAGAGAAGCACTGGAAAATGCAAACACTAACACAGAAGTTCTCAAAAACATGGGCTTTGCTGCCAAGGCCATGAAAGCTGCTCATGAGAACAT GGACATTGACAAAGTAGATGAGCTAATGCAGGACATCACAGAGCAACAGGAGTTGGCACAGGAAATCTCTGAAGCAATTTCCAAACCAGTAGGCTTTGGTGAAGACTTCGATGAG GATGAGCTAATGGCCGAGTTGGAAGAGCTAGAACAGGAAGAACTTGACAAGAGCCTGCTGGAAATTGGAGGAGCAGAGAATGTGCCACTTCCCAATGTTCCTTCCACCTCCCTCCCAGCCACGCCAG TTTCTGCAGCCAAGAAGAAGGAAGAGGAAGACGAAGACATGCGGGACCTAGAAAACTGGGCTGCTATGTGA